In the Paramormyrops kingsleyae isolate MSU_618 chromosome 6, PKINGS_0.4, whole genome shotgun sequence genome, one interval contains:
- the LOC111855786 gene encoding coiled-coil domain-containing protein 71-like has protein sequence MNCEDEVTEKAVHSWSRFTSAGKTALLEALRVFSPMSKDLLDTEIQLVSFLQGLKEEGHKPTVLKSKDVYGYNSCTAEPIPEAKLSKIQEPFNKVPKLQKSGKRRRRKPGTKKKEINYTLLSAAAKLILKNQPKILLTNLSRETLKRTVHSKRPVLNIRPVQMPCLKLTNIKGPSRGHTAKLQIHTGLGSRSVALPNSHRLPGLSEIPVQPLEHSAKTAKVVALEKRMVSCPIKLGVMLKRETVPAVHENGRVLKESNNYKPVPIKRRRSTVANKKLGLRDKGAARVRKRKRHEEAEDKMLRKTAKNGVWVVKGQEDSRLNENNLRFKVIKVDDSITDEEVRRKAQKILQVNLSPVIEIQPLITYPV, from the coding sequence ATGAATTGTGAAGACGAGGTTACAGAGAAGGCAGTGCATTCCTGGTCCAGGTTCACCTCGGCTGGAAAGACTGCACTTTTGGAAGCCTTGAGGGTTTTTAGTCCCATGTCCAAGGATCTTCTGGACACTGAGATACAGCTGGTATCCTTTCTTCAGGGCCTCAAAGAAGAAGGTCATAAGCCCACTGTGCTGAAGAGCAAGGATGTCTATGGCTACAATTCCTGCACAGCAGAACCAATTCCGGAAGCAAAGTTATCAAAAATACAGGAACCTTTTAACAAGGTTCCAAAGTTACAAAAATCTGGTAAGCGACGCAGAAGGAAACCTGGTACCAAGAAGAAAGAAATTAATTATACACTCTTGAGTGCAGCGGCTAAACTCATTTTGAAGAATCAACCTAAAATTCTATTGACAAACCTCTCAAGAGAGACTTTAAAACGGACAGTCCATTCCAAGCGACCGGTTTTAAACATCAGGCCTGTCCAGATGCCATGTCTTAAACTGACTAATATCAAAGGGCCCTCTAGGGGCCATACAGCAAAGTTGCAGATTCATACAGGATTAGGGTCTCGATCAGTTGCTTTGCCCAACTCCCACAGGTTACCTGGACTGTCAGAGATACCTGTGCAACCACTGGAACATTCAGCAAAAACTGCTAAAGTGGTAGCTTTGGAGAAAAGAATGGTTTCCTGCCCAATAAAGTTGGGAGTGATGCTGAAACGAGAGACTGTTCCAGCAGTACATGAGAATGGTAGGGTCTTGAAGGAAAGCAACAACTACAAACCAGTGCCCATAAAACGTCGCAGATCCACTGTGGCTAACAAAAAGCTGGGCTTGAGGGATAAGGGTGCAGCTCGGGTGCGGAAGAGAAAACGGCATGAGGAAGCCGAGGACAAGATGCTGAGGAAGACGGCTAAAAACGGAGTCTGGGTTGTGAAAGGTCAAGAGGATTCCAGGCTAAACGAGAACAATCTTAGGTTCAAGGTGATCAAGGTGGATGATTCCATCACAGATGAAGAGGTACGAAGAAAAGCCCAGAAGATTTTGCAAGTTAATTTGTCGCCCGTTATTGAAATTCAACCACTCATCACTTACCCCGTGTAA